cataataGGTTAGAGCAAGATCgcttcaaatatgtttggagaCTAATTTattcttccaagttttggatcattcatatttttgaaaatttcattagttcgattgaaagattttttacttacttcaatataaaattttataatttgtatttaaaatgaaattttctaagaatttcactatgaaaatggaaaaaatgaattttattttatgaaagatcaccatcaaacataattttgattgaaaatactaagctctctctctctctctctctctctctctctctctctctctctctctctctctctctatatatatatatatattttttttttgctaggtttgtgtatatatataacttatcaaataaaaaagtgtgtatatatatatgtgtgtataaaaaaaacaaaaaaaaaacatgtatgtgtgtatatgtatatatatatatatatatatatatgtacaataGCTAtgccatcaataaattatttaaattgcaagtttttatagtttaaaattatgcataatatataagtttatagattatatagtaaataatatctgattgacatgaaatttggcatgtgtattaagagcatgttgaacatgcaattcaatggttaaattttcaaaatatgtagtaacatttattttattgaataaagttgtaatcttaGGCTCAAGGGCAGAGccaggaatttttgtttggggggccAAGTTGCagcactaatatatttatcaagacaaccCCTATATACATACGAacatctttaattttttagaaatttcataAACATAGAGGatacaagaaaaaaatgtaattcagtggtaattttttcaaaatttagccccaataaaaaatattgagtaaagttgtagtctTAAATTACgaccaattttataattaaattttgtccttccaaaaaaaaaaaatgtttattgaaTATCTATTAAGGAACTGAtattaaaaagttttgataGGAAATGCTGTTTTATGATTAcaattgttttacttttatccCACTTGCTTTGTCTTTGGAAGAGTATCTCCATTCTTAATCGTTTTTGCGTCATTTGAAGTGTTGGGCCTTTTCTAGGGCCTATCCTACCTatgaaaaaaagattttttttgggcCATGGTCCAGCTCAATGCTTGTTGGTTATGGAAAGGAGATGTCTAAGCAAACCTGTCATTAATCCAACAGGACCAACAcctcttatatataaatatttttttttttgagaaacaaacacacacatagaggagagagaaatgaattCTAACACAAAAGCACACCACAACTCTACTAAAAAGTCATGGTACATCACTTATATTTAACTCACATGCAAAATCTTGGTTCTTAGATTCATTCTATGGTATACTATACATACACACctgcacacaatttttttttttttttgataattattgGCATGCTTATCTAGTGCATGTTTGGATCCAACTTAATTTACGGTTGCGTTTTCTTCTCTTAcgttttctactttttttttttttttagcagcTTATGTTGACTTTTcttccatgaacagtgcacggatgtACTGTTTATGGactcacaaacttcactttttatcaactttttctttaaaaatgggtctcacggcactatttacacatttaaaaattattttgctacagtgttttcagttttcaattttcaatttcaacaaaataagttctatccaaacacacccctAGTGTTGGTTATACACATTTACAACCACAACTCCAGATTTTTATTATTGCACCGAATAATTATCGCTCTTGGTATGTTTATTGGCATTATTTGCTCCCTTTTATTGTTGTAAGGTGTGattatcgaattattaaaaaaaattgtgttttggccaaataattaaaaacaatcattataaaatagataccataaattcaaataatattgtttaaaaaaaaaaaaaaatctgaaatcaACTTCTATAGACAAGTAAATAACATGTAGTGCAATAGAGGTTTCATTTTCAAGGTTCAAATTGTGAGGATGGAAGATTCGAATTGTCTTTGAGTGagtggtatatatatatatatatatatatatatatagtgctGTGTTGTGTTTAGGTTgcaatttagttattttttggcCTTAGGATTTGTAATTTAGTTATCAGAGATCAATTTTTAATGGGTCAATGTTAGCACTTTTATTGGTTCAATCTTGGTTGTATTTAGTTTGTGACGTTGGGAGGAGGAGTAAATCAACTAGTGAGTGAGAATTGAGAAATAACctgaaaaatatataagtacAATCCATCCTAAAGAATAAATGGGGCTGGACTCTGGAGTTAACTTAGAAGGGCAATATAATATAATAGTGCAATAAACACATTAAAAATGAATTCGGAGGAGCCagcaaaataatgtttttaaagaaagatatcctttcttaattcttattatagtatttgttttttttcataaattaaacgTAGGAAAAGAAAGTGGACAACAAATAGCGTCCACGCAGTTTGCGTTTTCCGGTATAGGAGCCTGATCGAGATTGGAAGCTGAGTTGGCAAAATCTTTTGGCAAAAAGGAAAAGCAATAGCAATTTTTATATCATATGACATATCATAGCACTAATATTAACATTACGGGAATCGAATGAAGTTTCGTGGTGGATAGCTTGAAAACGACGCCGTCGTTTTCCTCATTAAAGTGGCTTTCAGAAAGAGAAAAGCGTCCATTTCTCGCTCTCTTTCTATAAATTCAAACTACTCCTAATCTCTAAACTACACTCCACAAACAAACAGCAAAGTTAAGTTCATTCACACAGAGAGATTCTCAATGGCAGGCCAAGCAGCAGTAGCAGTAGCAGAAAAGCAAGTGATGGTGGTAGGTATCGACGATAGCGAACGCAGCACCTACGCATTGGAGTGGACTTTGGATCACTTCTTCGCACCTTACGCCTCCGACCATCCTTTCAAGCTCGTCCTCGTCCACTCCAAACCCACTCCTTTCTCCGCCATAGGCATCGCCGGCCCTGGTATAAATTCTTATTTtcggagattttttttttttttttttttttttttgtttggggttaATTTGAGTGAGAATTGTTATTTATTGTGATGGAAATTTGCAGGAGCCGCCGAAGTTTTACCGCTTGTGGATGCGGATTTGAAGAAGATCGCTGCCCGAGTTGTTGAAAAGGCTAGGGAACTTTGCTTTACTAAAtcggtattttttttaattttattttgagaatcttaatcttgttttttttttttttttatctttaagcATTTATTGGTTCTTGTTGCCTTAGGAATCTGACCCAGTGGGAAGCGTCATAGGAAAACTTGCTAGCTAGGCTGAAAAGTAGGAAACTGATTCTCAATGAATGGGACtctcataaaattaaaagataagtATGCGTTTGCGTACTGCCTTTTTTTGCGTGTACGTTTGCCTTTTTTATTGTCCTGTGCACTGTTTATAAAATTTGCAAATACGActcaaaaattagattttactGTATTATTcaccttttaaaaatattttactatagtatttttagtaataaattttatattttaagtttttagtaATAAACGTATCCAAACAGGCCTTAAATGTGCGTTTGCTTAGGGATGAATATacgttttgtgtttttttggcTGGTCTCATGACATTATTTATGGATCAACCACCCTCAACAAACGCAGCAACAGTATTTTATGGGTCCGATAGcattattcatatttttaaaaattattttgttataatattttcagtaataaatttttagtttttagcaaatAAATGATATCCAAGCACCCAAAATTCGAGTAATGAAAAGCTAGCATATTAGTCAAGCGGTTCGGATGGGATGAGCGCAAGTATTAAAAAATGTCACCCGAAAGAGTGGATGTGAACAATTACTGTACATGGTCAACTTGTCAATTTGTGCACAAAATCCAGgcatagaaaatgaaaaataaaaaataaaaaattgtagctTGGGGAGTTGAGGAAACAGAGAGATCATAACAGAGGAATCTGATCACAATTGAAAGGTATGCACTAATGCACATTGACTCAATTCGAGCAAAGATATTAATGTTGATACCACTGTTTGCACTTCACCTAAGCGGACAACAAAAACCGGAAATCCATTGATCAGCACCGAATTAAATTTTGCAATTTCGTAGTTAAGCACTTTGGAGGCAATGTGATAGTGGTGGATGGTCTCTCAAATGGCACACAATGCTCATATTATGATAGTGAGTTCATCCTTGAAAGTATCtataaatacaaatatacatacatacttGCAAGTATATACATAATACCCGTGTTTTGGTATCTTCAGCGGAAATTGTCATATCTTACACATGGAAACTCAGGCTTCTAAGCCCAGCCCAGGCAACATCTTTTAATGTTTCCGAATGTATGCAGGTGCAGGATGTGATAGTGGAGGTGGTTGAAGGAGATGCTAGGAATGTTCTTTGTGAGGCAGTGGAGAAACACCACGCATCCATTTTGGTTGTGGGTAGTCATGGCTATGGAGCTATCAAGAGGTATTGATCTAAAcctttattcttatttttgttttcatagtTTACAAATGTTGAATTGTAAAGAAGTTGGtagtgaactttttttttttgcattagtCTGACATTTGATCTTGATCAAAACAAGTGCTTCTATTGTTACCTGTAACAAGCAAGAACTCATGAACATGTTACCACTTACGACCTATGATTCATTGTCCGTTTCTAGGAAACTTTTGGTGGAAATATGTTGCTCATCCATGAAACTTTGAAGTTTTAacaatcaatttaattttcatgcAGGGCTGTTTTAGGCAGTGTCAGTGACTACTGTGCTCATCATGCCCACTGCACGGTGATGATTGTGAAGAAGCCCAAAATCAAACACTAAGAGCCACCATAGCTGCTTCACATAAAAATGTATTGCAGTTGGATCAGTTAAGGGAtcatacataataaaaaataaatttgatgatGTACAACGTGTTTTTCTATCTTTGCATTTGACAGTTGCTCTTGAACTGGAATCTTTTACTCAACTCAActttgaatgatatgttgatatTTCATTGTAAGCGTTCAATTAGGAATTGTTTCCCGTAAGTGATACTTGCACTCGCAAGTAAGCATTCCAAGTTTCCAACTGCCCAAAAAGACCaggtgcattttttttatacattgatATCTGCATCTCTGAAGCAAAGCATGTTTCCATGGCCATCAACTGTGAAACTATAAACATATCACGAAGGGACCAAAGCACTTTCTCAGTCCTTTACCATACAATCAAACATCATGGGTGAGCTAGCATAGTCAATGGCGGttccaagaatttttttcaggGTGTTTCTCAACcagggacaaaatgggcttcagcccttttcgggcaaattaattagcttttttcccttcttcccaaactaattagaaaaatgcccctcttttgaaactcgactttctcaaaatcgagttaaaaaaaaaaaaaaaaatctagagcCCAATAGTGACATTTTTTAAGGACTTAAagtgacgttttaagaacctatagtgatgttttataacttgatatccatgaaatcgagttataggcaataaaattgcctataactcgatttcatggatatcaaattacaaaacgccactataagtccttaaaaacgtcactataggtccttgaaaatGTCACTATAAGGTTTAATTCGATTTTaaaaaagtcgagtttcaaaagaggggcatttccctaattagtttgggaagaagggcaaaaggctgaTTAATTTGCTcgaaaagggcaaaagcccattttttcCTCTCAACcagcataaattacacaatccaataaaaagaaaattttatatattgacaacaataataaaaaaaaacacaaatacataaagttttacaacATAAAACTTCTAGAGTTcagttgtggttgttgttagtGTTGCTAAACAGGGATGGACAACGATGATTGTGGAGAGTAAATAAgtttcttatttccttttagcctttaggtttgatttagttttagtttaaattgtttaatgaCTTGTGAATCCATGAGGCACTAAGGCagtgaggattttttttttttttataatatttgttgaATTAAAAACGTAATTGTGTTGGTGTTGGAGTAGTGATAGTCTTAGTCTGAGATAAGATTGAACTTGTACTGAGCTTTTCTATTGGCATTTGGTTTGGGCCTTGTTAgtagttttattatatatatattttttagattttcgttcaattattattatttgtttttgtttttttccatGGTTTTATAAACCAGTACGGTAAAAGAACTGGTTTTGGGACTGgttattggttttttggttgGTCCGAGATCCAACCATTGGTCGAACCGGTGacatcataaataatataattaataaaattttaaattatataaattaaaatataataggttaattactaataatatgatagcaaaatgtaaaaatataatatttagtGACACTTTTCGTGTAAATTTGATCAAGTTTCCTTAGAATGGACAATAATCACATGTTTaattataatcataaaaataaaaagtttattttttttatatataatgaattaattgatgttatataaaaattaagtaactttttaagtttattcatttaattaactaaaattactattttttttttctaatcaaaattatcagaaaaagaaaagtagttgTACAGTGAAAAAAGCTAAATTACGTGACTTTGACCAATTAgctgtataatatatattataatgtttttgaggaaaaatagTCGTACAATGACAGTGTGTCATgtaaagcaaaaactaaaagtaaagtTGTAGTATAGgcttaaaagaatataaaagcaTGTGGCTCTTTTTGCTGGAAAGaccctaatatattgttaagttactcaaattatggaccaaatttaattttattggcataaaaaaattcaaggtgttcccaaaatttttttaaaggtagataaatataaaattttaaattattatgtatacattttttttttccaggtagataaatataaaattcaagGTGGTCCTGGGACCACCCTGGCCATAAGGTGGTGTCGCCCCTGAGCATTGCTTCTCTACATAATGTGAGAATTCACACCACCCTCAACAAAGGAAATGTCCTAAATAAGGAATTTGTTTATGtcaattgtaactaactaattGAAAAAAGATAGGATACTAGTAACTAAGTAATTGAAAAGATAGGATATTACAACAAATAAGGTTTTCCTAAATGGTTTAAAGAGTAACCTTATAGTCacaactattttacaatatttttacaaactgttgatgtaaTCAATTCCTTTtggtttttagataaatttactattatcaatttgtaaaataggttgtgtttttagcatttttcaatattaaatttttttttttttgagaaactccAATGTTTAAATCCCATCCACACAAAATAtagagtaaaataaaataatcggTATCTTAGCCAAATAATAAGAGTTGACCTCTCTAAATGAatctttaactatttttttttttccattaatctCTTGTgcccaataaataaataaataaataaaaactatttcgGAGATTAAAAACCCAACAATTgctttttaatgttttaagtaaaatatataataaaaaaatgtttttttctcataaattaaatgtaggaaaattgaaaacaaacaGCGAGCACGCAGATTGCGTTTTCCAATATAGGGGACTGATTGGAAGCTGAGCTGGCAAAatatatcctttgacaaaatgcaatAGAATTTTTCAGTTGAAGGCTAGGTTCAGTGCATATAGTATACATGAACGTTAGATGATGATATGTGTTGAAAAGTTGATACATATTATAATCTCAACCATCCAGAACAAGTGGCCGCTAACCCAATCCTCACCCGAATTTTCATAGCAACTTGCTTCCGGGAATCATGAAAGCATCGAATGAGTTACGTGGATAACCAGAAAACGACAACGTCGTTTTCCTCATTAGCTGTCAGCAGTGGCTTCCAGCGAAACTAATTATTTTGttggaattaaaaaattattactaaaaaattaattaaaatagaataaataatagtaaaaataaactttttaacGGTCAAATTAATTTCCATTTATATTCCTGTTCCAAACGCACGATAtgtctcctctctctttctataaAGCAAAATGCCAactaattctaaaaattagttgaaataaatAATCAGCAAAAGCTCTGATTGTCACTCTTCAATTCAACAGAGAGAGATTCGAAAATGGCAAGCCCAGCAGAAGTAGAAGCAGAAGCAGTAGCAGTAGCAGAAAAGCAAGTGATGGTGGTAGGTATCGACGATAGCGAGCAAAGCACCTACGCTTTGGGGTGGACTCTGAAACACTTCTTCACACCTTACGCCTCCAACCATCCTTTCAAGCTCGTCCTCGTCCACGCCAAACCCACTGTTTCCTCTGCCGTAAGTCTCGCCGGACCtggtataaaataaaacttccatccttttcatgttttatttcatcaaatacccaacaacaaaaatgattCGAAATGATATTATATAGCTAGAAATGGATTTATAGACGTGgaatattgtttttgtttttgggtaagTTTGGTTTATTTGAGTGAATTGTTATTGATTGTGATGGATAATTTTTAGGAGGCGCCCAAATTTTACCGATGGTGGAGGCTGATTTGAAGAAGATCACTGCTCGAATTATTGAAACGGCCAAGGGACTTTGCGACAGAAAATcggtatttatttatttttaattttattttgggactttaatctttttttcctgaattattaaaattttcaaatataggtttttttttttttaattaaaattttttaactcgatAATTGGGGATGAAAGGATTTGAATCTTGGCGTTAAACGCTAAGAGATGACAGATGTGTTACAAAGCACTTTGGCAATATTAAAAGTCAATATTACGGATATCTGCTTTACCATGTTTATATAATGCTGACATGATACGTTTGATCATATGCTGGTCTCAAAATTTTATCATTGAACAATTCAATGgctttaaaaagttaaaaaaataataatgataataataaatgaaattttagtGATTTTTCTTTATGCATATATTGATTAAGCTGAATAATCTAATACTAGGAATCTAACCCGGTGGTAAGGGTCTTTGGAAAATTTACTAGCTAGGTTGACAAGTAGAAAACTGATTCTCAATGAGTTTCTAATTCAAACCCCTCTCACAAAAGTAAAAGATCAAAATTCAAGTAATGGAAAGCAATTAAAGAATGTCATCTGAAAGAGTGGATGTGCGCAATCACTGTACATGGTCAACTTGTCAATTTGTGCACAAAATCCAGgcatagaaaatgaaaaacaaatgtAGCTTGGGGAGTTGAGGAAACAGAGAGATCATAGCAGAGGAATCTGATCACAAATGAAAGGGATGCACATTGACTCAATTCAAACCAAGATGTTAATGCTGATACCACTGTTTGTCACTTCACCTAAGAAACCCACAAAAACCAGAAATCCATTGACCAACATCTaagtaaattttgtaatttcaaaGTTAAGCACTCTGGAGGCAATGTGATAGTGGTGGATGGTTTATCAAATGGCATATAATGCTCACATTATAATAGTGAGTTCATCCCTaaaagtatgtatatatacacatatacatatatacttgtGAGTATACTCATACATAATACCAGTGTTTTGGTATCTTATGCTGAAATTGTCATGTCTTACACATGGAAACTCAAGAGTTTTGAGCCCAGCCCGGGCAACTTCTTTTAAAGTTTCCAAATGTATGCAGGTGCATGATGTGAAAGTGGAGGTGGTGCAAGGAGATGCTAGGAATGTTCTTTGTGAGGCAGTGGAGAAACACCATGCATCCATTTTGGTTGTGGGTAGTCATGGCTATGGAGCTATCAAGAGGTATTGCTCTAAAcctttattcttatttttgctGTCATGGTTTACAACTGTTAAATTGTAAAGAAGTTAGCAgtgaacttttttatttattttctgccaTTAGTCTGATATTTGATCTTGATCAAAACAGGTGCTTCTATTGTTAACTCTAACAAGCAAGAATTCAATAACATGTTACCATTTACTACTTATGATTCATTTTTTGCTTCTTAGAAACTTTTGGTGGAAATATGTTGCTCATCCATGAAACTTTGAAGTCTTAacaatcaatttaattttcatgcAGGGCTGTTTTAGGCAGTGTCAGTGACTACTGTGCTCATCATGCCCACTGCACGGTGATGATTGTGAAGAGGCGCAATATCAAACACTAAGCCACCATACCTGCTTCACATAAAAATGTATTGCAGTTGGATCAGTCAAGGGATTGTacttaaaaacaaatttgatgATGTACAAAGTGTCTTTCTATCTTCGCATTTGACAGTTACTCTTGAACTGGCATGTTTTACTCTGCTCAACTTTGAATGATATGCTGATATTTCATTGTAAGCGTTTGATAGGAATTTGTTTCCCATAACAAAAGCATTCCAAGTTCCAACTGTCAAAAAGAGCaggtgtattttatttttatacattgaTAACAGCATCTCTGAAGCAAGGCATGTTTCCATGGTCATCAACTGTGAAACTATAAACATATCATGAAAGGACCAAAGCACTTTCCCAGTCCTTTTACCATACAATCAAATATCATGGGTGAGCTAGCATAGCTCCTCTACATAATGTGGGCATTCACACCAAATTCAACAACTTAGCTTCTCACAAAACATATAGCTAAACTCAACTTAAACCGTCCTGCGTCACAATTTGTCAAAAAAGACAATGTTCATCAACacacaattttatattattctctctctgtctctttctctGGACCTCCATGGTTGAGCTCCTTGAACTCATTCACCCTCTTGAACTCATCTTCCCCTCTCTCTTTAGATTAGCTCAGGTGGTTGTGGCTCCATTTTCAAAATTGGGTCAAGTGGCTGTGGTTGGGTTGTGTTTACTCTAGATAACTGGGTTTGTGTTGGTTTATGCTTGTAtggtttgatttgggtttgatatgtgttggtttatgggtttgatctctgtgtttggtttgatctgtgttttgttgttttagaTAAGAAATTAAAACCAACTACGGAGAACAATGTTATCAGctttaaaaatttagatgcCATTACTTACAATTTTCTCCATtcattctcataaaaaaattctttaagagTTGCATGAGattaaaaagaattttgtatttaatagaATAAGTGGAAAGCTGTATTGCTTCTAAAACTATTGTCGGACTTGTTAAGGTGACTTTGGATAAAAATCAATGGCacctcgaaaaaaaaaaaaaaacttttttaatggCATCTAGATAAATTGTTATGCTGAGAACTGTTAAAGTTGACACAAGTTTGTCCTCTCACCCGCCGACATTAACTTCTTAATTATGCATTTTCTAAGGCAGcctaaagaaaaaacaaatatcCATTTGtggattttgttaaaatcacaAGCTAAAATGAAGCCTCAAATCAAGAAAATCACAAAAAGTTCAAGAAAGCTCtagaaaacagagagaaaattttgagtgaaAGAGAGAATCTTTTATTGCTAAATTCTGTGAATTACAAAGACTAACTAATTTAGACACAATAACCTCTATTTATACTAGCAGTTACAGATTAGAAAGAGCAAAAGTGCGGGAAATACTCTAACAAACTCTAATAGAATTTCCTAAAACTCTCTTCCAATAAGATTAGGACAAGTGTCACTCTAcatctaactaactaactaactagcTACTCTCTCACATGTGTAACTCACATGCTTTTGCTTAACTCTTCAACATTGCAAGTAATTTCTTCAACCACACCTTAAGCCTCTTCTGGTTTCTACTTTGATCACACTGCCTTACTTGTGCAACTGTTTTCTTCAAACCGCACTTGCTTCCATTCTTCAATTCAATTTTACCCTTCTTCAATTCAATTGCACCCTTAATCTTCTTCTTAACATTCCCCCTCAAGACCAAAGCTGCTTCTATTGTAGAAATAACTTCTGTGTCTTGTAGTGACTTTGGATAAGTAATGCTGGTACTGAAAATGTTGATCAAGCCTAGCTTACTTATTAGGTCAATGAAGATAGGTACACCAAGTGCTTTAGTGAATACATCA
The sequence above is drawn from the Quercus lobata isolate SW786 chromosome 12, ValleyOak3.0 Primary Assembly, whole genome shotgun sequence genome and encodes:
- the LOC115972246 gene encoding universal stress protein PHOS32-like; translated protein: MAGQAAVAVAEKQVMVVGIDDSERSTYALEWTLDHFFAPYASDHPFKLVLVHSKPTPFSAIGIAGPGAAEVLPLVDADLKKIAARVVEKARELCFTKSVQDVIVEVVEGDARNVLCEAVEKHHASILVVGSHGYGAIKRAVLGSVSDYCAHHAHCTVMIVKKPKIKH
- the LOC115972247 gene encoding universal stress protein PHOS34-like produces the protein MASPAEVEAEAVAVAEKQVMVVGIDDSEQSTYALGWTLKHFFTPYASNHPFKLVLVHAKPTVSSAVSLAGPGGAQILPMVEADLKKITARIIETAKGLCDRKSVHDVKVEVVQGDARNVLCEAVEKHHASILVVGSHGYGAIKRAVLGSVSDYCAHHAHCTVMIVKRRNIKH